The following proteins come from a genomic window of Acidobacteriota bacterium:
- a CDS encoding helix-turn-helix transcriptional regulator — protein MVQGTHFDGIGQALRRLRVHRGLKQFEAAQAAGITKAMLSAYETAKRRPSLGTLAHLLDALGADLGDLHRALVAEQRDQALLSPRPSPEALYRRLPAPALEVAENPDVYRVLGVQDPLPPAEELALTEMLGGFHKLLRYLHLEQARRAAREARSDRRSANGKG, from the coding sequence ATGGTTCAGGGCACGCACTTCGACGGTATCGGGCAAGCGCTTCGCCGCCTACGGGTTCACCGTGGGCTGAAGCAATTCGAGGCCGCTCAGGCGGCCGGCATCACCAAGGCCATGCTCTCTGCCTACGAAACCGCCAAGCGACGCCCCTCCCTGGGTACCCTCGCCCATCTCCTCGACGCCCTGGGAGCCGACCTCGGCGACCTCCACCGCGCCCTGGTCGCCGAGCAGCGGGATCAGGCCCTGCTCTCGCCCCGGCCCTCACCGGAAGCTCTCTACCGCCGCCTGCCGGCGCCGGCCCTCGAGGTCGCCGAGAATCCGGATGTCTACCGCGTTCTGGGAGTTCAGGATCCGCTGCCGCCGGCCGAGGAGCTGGCCTTGACGGAGATGCTCGGCGGCTTTCACAAGCTGCTGCGCTATCTCCACCTCGAGCAGGCTCGGCGAGCCGCCCGCGAGGCGCGCAGCGACCGACGATCGGCCAACGGCAAGGGCTAG
- a CDS encoding thioesterase domain-containing protein — protein MTRSKPSWFSHRQPRPQAEVRLFCFPYAGGGASIFRLWPQELPAAIDVCPVQLPGRENRIQESPYRSVEPLVEDFGERHRSWFTDLPFAFFGHSMGTLIAFELSRWLRRQQLPAPRHLFMSAHRAPHQPLREEAIHDLPPEEFRDRLRRLNGTPEEVLQHPELMELLEPVLRADFALNETYRCAPDAALDIPMSAFGGVTDGDVTADDLEAWRQHTRGAFSSRQFPGDHFFLHGPEGANLRRLVVETLLPSSS, from the coding sequence ATGACCCGCTCGAAACCCTCTTGGTTCAGTCACCGGCAGCCCCGGCCGCAGGCCGAGGTTCGCCTGTTCTGCTTCCCCTACGCCGGCGGCGGAGCGTCGATCTTTCGCCTCTGGCCCCAAGAGCTGCCGGCGGCGATCGATGTCTGCCCGGTTCAGCTTCCGGGGCGCGAGAACCGCATCCAGGAGTCCCCCTATCGCAGCGTCGAGCCGCTGGTGGAGGACTTCGGCGAGCGCCACCGCTCCTGGTTCACGGATCTGCCCTTCGCCTTCTTCGGCCACAGCATGGGGACGCTGATCGCCTTCGAGCTCAGCCGCTGGCTGCGACGGCAGCAGCTGCCGGCTCCCCGGCACCTGTTCATGTCGGCCCATCGTGCCCCCCACCAACCGCTGCGCGAGGAAGCGATCCACGATCTTCCTCCGGAGGAGTTCCGGGATCGGCTGCGGCGCCTCAATGGCACCCCCGAAGAAGTCCTCCAGCATCCCGAGCTGATGGAGCTGCTGGAGCCCGTCCTGCGGGCCGACTTCGCCCTCAACGAGACCTATCGCTGCGCTCCCGACGCGGCCCTCGACATTCCCATGTCGGCCTTCGGCGGCGTCACCGACGGCGACGTCACGGCCGATGATCTGGAGGCCTGGCGGCAACATACCCGGGGAGCCTTCTCCAGCCGCCAGTTCCCCGGGGATCATTTCTTTCTCCATGGCCCCGAGGGCGCCAACCTGCGCCGGCTGGTGGTCGAAACGCTGCTCCCCTCCAGCTCCTGA
- the epmB gene encoding EF-P beta-lysylation protein EpmB, which yields MISRSEGDFDWQSSYRQAITDVGVLLDHLELTSDQVELPDEHLDFPLRVPRSFVARMQPRDPRDPLLLQVLATRAEESRHPDYVDDPLAEEQAIKAPGLLHKYRGRALLVATGACAVHCRYCFRRHFPYGEQSATQRVRRQALAALEGDPSIREIILSGGDPLSLSNRAFGELVAELAAIPHLRRLRIHSRLPIVLPERVDAGLLEILGGPRFQTVMVVHANHPREIDDQVGDVLQRLVAGGTTVLNQAVLLAGVNDRVDTLCELSESLFANRVLPYYLNLLDPVAGAAHFDVPEGRAQELLAATAARLPGYLVPRLVREEPGAAAKVPVDLRSAYRAEPSQ from the coding sequence ATGATATCGCGAAGCGAGGGCGACTTTGACTGGCAATCTTCCTATCGCCAGGCGATCACCGACGTCGGTGTCCTGCTCGACCATCTGGAGCTGACCAGTGACCAGGTCGAGCTGCCGGACGAGCACCTCGACTTCCCGTTGCGGGTGCCACGGTCCTTCGTCGCCCGCATGCAGCCGCGCGATCCCCGCGACCCTCTGCTGCTGCAGGTGTTGGCGACCCGCGCCGAGGAGTCGCGGCATCCGGACTACGTCGATGATCCCCTCGCCGAAGAGCAGGCCATCAAAGCACCGGGCCTGCTGCACAAGTACCGCGGCCGCGCCCTGCTGGTGGCCACCGGGGCCTGTGCCGTGCACTGCCGCTACTGCTTCCGGCGCCACTTTCCCTACGGCGAGCAAAGCGCGACGCAGCGGGTTCGGCGCCAGGCCTTGGCGGCCCTCGAAGGGGATCCTTCGATCCGCGAGATCATCCTCAGCGGCGGCGACCCCCTGTCGCTGTCGAATCGCGCCTTCGGTGAGCTCGTCGCCGAGCTCGCCGCGATTCCCCACCTGCGCCGGCTGCGCATTCACAGCCGGCTACCGATCGTCCTGCCGGAGCGGGTCGACGCCGGGCTCCTCGAGATCCTCGGCGGGCCCCGTTTCCAGACCGTGATGGTGGTCCACGCCAACCACCCCCGCGAGATCGACGACCAGGTCGGCGACGTACTGCAAAGGCTGGTGGCAGGCGGCACGACGGTCCTCAACCAGGCCGTGCTGCTGGCGGGCGTCAACGACCGGGTCGACACCCTGTGCGAGCTCTCCGAGAGCTTGTTCGCCAACCGCGTCCTGCCCTACTATCTCAATCTTCTCGACCCGGTTGCCGGTGCGGCTCACTTCGACGTTCCGGAGGGGCGCGCTCAGGAGCTGCTCGCCGCCACCGCCGCTCGCCTGCCCGGTTATCTGGTACCCCGGCTGGTGCGAGAAGAGCCCGGAGCCGCCGCCAAAGTACCCGTCGACCTACGCAGCGCCTACCGCGCGGAGCCCTCCCAATGA
- the efp gene encoding elongation factor P — protein sequence MPSYSTNEFRSGLKILIDGDPCAIIDNEFVKPGKGQAFVRVKYRNLLTGRVIEKTFKSGESVEAADVRETDMQYLYNDGETWHFMVPETYEQHEANADAVGDAAQWIKEQDICAVTVYNGSPLFVAPPNFVVLKVTQTDPGLRGDTSSGGNKPATLETGAVVRVPLFIQEGELLRVDTRTGNYVSRAKE from the coding sequence ATGCCGAGCTACAGCACCAACGAGTTCCGGTCGGGCCTGAAGATTCTGATCGACGGGGACCCGTGCGCCATCATCGACAACGAGTTCGTCAAGCCCGGCAAGGGCCAGGCCTTCGTGCGCGTGAAGTACCGCAATCTGCTCACCGGACGGGTGATCGAGAAGACCTTCAAGTCCGGCGAGAGTGTCGAGGCCGCGGACGTTCGCGAGACCGACATGCAGTACCTCTACAACGATGGCGAGACCTGGCACTTCATGGTGCCGGAAACCTACGAGCAGCACGAGGCCAACGCCGACGCCGTAGGCGATGCGGCGCAGTGGATCAAAGAGCAGGACATCTGCGCCGTCACCGTCTACAACGGCAGCCCGCTGTTCGTGGCGCCGCCGAACTTCGTCGTCCTCAAGGTCACCCAGACCGATCCCGGTCTGCGTGGCGACACCTCGAGCGGTGGCAACAAGCCGGCGACCCTCGAGACCGGCGCCGTCGTGCGAGTTCCCCTCTTCATCCAGGAAGGGGAGCTGCTCAGGGTCGACACGCGCACCGGCAACTACGTTTCACGCGCCAAGGAGTAG
- the epmA gene encoding EF-P lysine aminoacylase EpmA, which produces MSPSGGPQWRPTAAPEALRLRARLAARVRAFFAAREVLEVETPLLCGATVTDLHLASISAAVGGREHFLQTSPEYAMKRLLAAGLGAIFQLGKAFRDGESGRHHNPEFTLLEWYRPGFDHHALMAEVESFFREVVAAPEADWLSYREAFERVFAIDPHSAPVAVLDAVIAALPTSPPAFAEDDRDGRLDYLLTHGVEPSFASDRPTLLYDYPASQAALARLRPGDPPVAERFEVYWGRIELANGFHELTDAVEQRRRFAADLKRRRAAGLPPVALDERFLAALEAGMPAASGVALGFDRLAMIAAGADHLDEVLAFPLARA; this is translated from the coding sequence ATTTCGCCTTCCGGAGGGCCCCAGTGGCGCCCCACGGCGGCGCCCGAGGCCCTGCGCCTGCGAGCGCGCCTGGCGGCTCGAGTGCGGGCTTTCTTCGCCGCCCGCGAAGTGCTCGAGGTGGAGACTCCGCTGCTCTGCGGGGCGACCGTCACGGATCTCCATCTCGCCAGCATTTCAGCGGCCGTCGGCGGCCGGGAGCACTTCCTCCAAACCTCGCCGGAGTACGCCATGAAGCGGCTTCTGGCGGCGGGTCTCGGGGCGATCTTTCAGCTCGGCAAGGCCTTTCGCGATGGCGAGTCGGGGCGACACCACAATCCCGAGTTCACCCTTCTCGAGTGGTACCGTCCGGGATTCGATCATCACGCCTTGATGGCTGAGGTCGAGTCGTTCTTCCGTGAGGTCGTGGCGGCGCCGGAAGCGGACTGGCTGTCCTATCGCGAGGCCTTCGAACGGGTCTTCGCGATCGATCCCCACAGCGCGCCGGTGGCTGTCCTCGATGCCGTGATCGCCGCCCTGCCGACGTCCCCTCCTGCCTTCGCCGAGGACGATCGCGACGGTCGCCTCGACTACCTCCTGACCCACGGCGTCGAGCCTTCCTTCGCCAGCGATCGGCCGACCCTGCTCTACGACTATCCGGCCTCCCAGGCGGCCCTGGCGCGGCTGCGACCGGGGGATCCGCCGGTCGCTGAGCGCTTCGAGGTCTACTGGGGCCGGATCGAGCTCGCCAACGGCTTCCACGAGCTCACCGATGCCGTCGAGCAGCGCCGGCGTTTCGCGGCGGATCTCAAGCGACGACGCGCTGCGGGCCTGCCGCCGGTCGCCCTCGACGAGCGCTTCCTCGCCGCCCTCGAGGCGGGCATGCCGGCGGCGTCCGGGGTGGCCCTGGGGTTCGATCGCCTGGCGATGATCGCCGCCGGCGCCGACCACCTCGACGAGGTGCTGGCTTTTCCCCTCGCGCGCGCTTGA
- a CDS encoding metallophosphoesterase, whose product MKLYAIADLHLRHRETREALEALPAMPDDWLIVAGDVGESANLMRWAWHTLTPRFAQLIWVPGNHDLWTLPNDPDPRRGVAKYEHLVSICRDAGVLTPEDPFPRWTGEGSPCTLAPLFLLYDYTFRPDEVAVEKAVAWAAEAEIVCADEMLLYPDPYPSRQAWCRARCDQAEERLSAVEGPTVLINHWPLRQDILTLRKVPRFSIWCGTRRTTDWHLRFDALAVVHGHLHVRATHRRDGIAFEESSLGYPRDWDRDLGVAPYLRQILPIPQGYHELPELTFRTRPDGARLPPP is encoded by the coding sequence ATGAAGCTCTACGCCATCGCCGACCTCCATCTGCGCCATCGCGAGACCCGTGAGGCCCTCGAAGCTCTGCCCGCGATGCCCGACGATTGGCTGATCGTGGCCGGCGACGTCGGCGAATCGGCGAATCTGATGCGCTGGGCTTGGCACACCCTGACGCCGCGCTTCGCCCAGCTCATCTGGGTGCCTGGCAACCACGACCTCTGGACGCTGCCCAACGATCCCGACCCGCGGCGCGGCGTCGCCAAGTACGAGCACCTGGTGTCGATCTGCCGCGACGCCGGAGTGTTGACGCCGGAGGATCCCTTCCCGCGCTGGACCGGCGAAGGGTCGCCGTGCACCCTGGCGCCGCTCTTCTTGCTCTACGACTACACCTTTCGGCCCGACGAGGTGGCGGTGGAGAAGGCGGTCGCCTGGGCCGCCGAGGCGGAGATCGTCTGCGCCGACGAAATGCTCCTCTATCCGGATCCCTATCCCAGCCGGCAGGCCTGGTGCCGGGCCCGTTGTGACCAGGCCGAGGAACGGCTTTCGGCGGTGGAGGGGCCGACGGTGTTGATCAATCACTGGCCGCTGCGCCAGGACATCCTGACCTTGCGCAAGGTGCCGCGCTTCTCGATTTGGTGCGGTACCCGGCGTACCACCGACTGGCACCTGCGTTTCGATGCACTGGCCGTGGTGCACGGTCATCTCCACGTCCGGGCGACCCATCGGCGCGATGGCATCGCCTTCGAGGAGAGCTCGCTGGGTTACCCGCGAGACTGGGACCGGGATCTCGGCGTCGCCCCTTATCTGCGGCAGATCCTGCCCATCCCGCAGGGGTATCACGAGCTGCCAGAGCTGACCTTCCGGACCCGACCGGATGGTGCTAGGCTGCCGCCGCCCTAG
- the speA gene encoding biosynthetic arginine decarboxylase → MAPKSLASRWSSEDSSELYNIGGWANGYFSATPAGTLAVHPEGEAGPRIDLKELVDEVSERGIGLPLLIRFSEIVKARVEELHAAFEGAIDAYDYRGSYQGVYPIKVNQNRFLVEKLVEYGRPYNYGLEAGSKPELLAVMAMLDDPAALIICNGYKDEEYVETALLASKLGLRVVLVVEKQSELELVRRVAERTKVRPMLGIRARLSARGSGHWEESGGDGSKFGLGSRGLVAAVHFLAAADMLDCFQLLHFHIGSQISAIRSVKEALREASRLYVNLVRMGAPLGFLDVGGGLGVDYDGSGTDFASSLNYTLQEYANDVVFGVKDVCDSAGVAHPVLVSESGRATVAHHAALVVETLGVAEFTVGEIPEALPDDVEAPLRNLLDGHHELSEENFLETFHDALSYRDECLSLFSLGHLSLEHRALADDIFLATCRRILDIARARRQMPDELESLEHLAADTYFCNFSIFQSLPDSWAIDQLFPVMPIHRLDEEPERRATLADITCDSDGKIDRFIDRRQVKRLLELHRLRPGEPYLLGVFLVGAYQESLGDLHNLFGDTNTVQVSLDREGGYSIDDVVEGDTVTEVLRYVRYSRRELLARIRRSAEGALRRGMMSRQEARDLISLYETGLSGYTYLEH, encoded by the coding sequence ATGGCGCCCAAATCTCTCGCTTCGCGTTGGTCTTCCGAGGACTCGAGCGAGCTCTACAACATCGGAGGCTGGGCCAACGGTTACTTCTCGGCGACGCCGGCGGGAACCCTCGCCGTCCATCCGGAAGGCGAGGCTGGTCCCCGCATCGATCTCAAGGAGCTGGTCGACGAGGTCAGCGAGCGGGGCATCGGATTGCCCTTGTTGATCCGCTTCTCGGAGATCGTCAAGGCGCGGGTCGAGGAGCTCCACGCCGCCTTCGAAGGCGCCATCGACGCCTACGACTACCGGGGCAGCTATCAGGGCGTCTATCCCATCAAAGTGAATCAGAACCGCTTCCTGGTGGAGAAGCTGGTCGAGTACGGGCGGCCGTACAACTACGGCCTCGAAGCCGGCTCGAAGCCCGAGCTGCTGGCGGTGATGGCGATGCTAGACGATCCCGCAGCCCTGATCATCTGCAATGGCTACAAGGACGAAGAGTACGTCGAGACCGCCCTGTTGGCCTCCAAGCTGGGCCTCAGGGTCGTGCTGGTGGTCGAAAAGCAAAGCGAGCTCGAGCTGGTCCGGCGGGTGGCGGAGCGCACCAAGGTGCGACCGATGTTGGGGATTCGGGCTCGGCTCTCGGCCCGCGGCTCCGGCCATTGGGAAGAGTCCGGTGGCGACGGCTCCAAGTTCGGCCTCGGCAGCCGTGGCCTGGTGGCGGCGGTGCATTTTCTCGCCGCCGCCGACATGCTCGACTGCTTTCAGCTCCTGCACTTCCATATCGGTAGCCAGATCTCCGCCATCCGCTCGGTCAAGGAGGCTCTGCGGGAAGCCAGCCGGCTCTATGTCAACCTGGTGCGCATGGGGGCGCCCCTCGGATTTCTCGATGTCGGCGGAGGTCTGGGGGTGGACTACGACGGCTCGGGAACCGATTTCGCGTCGTCCCTCAACTACACCCTGCAGGAGTACGCCAACGACGTCGTCTTCGGGGTCAAGGACGTCTGCGACTCCGCCGGCGTCGCCCATCCGGTGCTGGTCTCCGAGTCCGGCCGCGCCACCGTCGCCCACCACGCCGCCTTGGTGGTGGAGACCCTGGGCGTCGCCGAGTTCACCGTCGGCGAAATCCCCGAAGCCCTGCCGGACGACGTCGAGGCGCCGTTGCGCAACCTTCTCGACGGCCACCACGAGCTCAGCGAGGAGAACTTCCTCGAGACTTTTCACGACGCCCTCTCCTACCGCGACGAGTGCCTCAGCCTGTTCAGCCTCGGCCACCTCTCCCTCGAGCATCGCGCCCTCGCCGACGACATCTTCCTCGCCACCTGTCGGCGCATTCTCGACATCGCTCGGGCCCGTCGCCAGATGCCGGACGAGCTCGAAAGCCTCGAGCATCTGGCCGCCGACACCTACTTCTGCAACTTCTCGATCTTCCAGTCGCTGCCCGATTCCTGGGCCATCGACCAGCTCTTTCCGGTGATGCCCATTCACCGCCTCGACGAGGAGCCGGAGCGGCGGGCGACGCTGGCCGACATCACCTGCGATTCGGACGGCAAGATCGACCGCTTCATCGATCGGCGCCAGGTCAAGCGGCTGCTCGAGCTCCACCGGCTGCGGCCGGGCGAGCCCTACCTCCTGGGCGTCTTCCTGGTGGGGGCCTACCAGGAGTCCCTGGGCGATCTGCACAATCTCTTCGGCGACACCAACACGGTGCAGGTCTCCCTCGACCGGGAGGGCGGCTACAGCATCGACGACGTCGTCGAGGGGGACACCGTCACCGAAGTGCTGCGCTACGTGCGCTACTCGCGCCGCGAGCTGCTGGCGCGGATTCGGCGTTCCGCCGAAGGTGCCTTGCGCCGTGGCATGATGAGCCGCCAAGAGGCCCGCGACCTGATCTCCCTCTACGAGACCGGCCTGTCCGGATACACCTACCTGGAGCACTGA
- the rnhA gene encoding ribonuclease HI, translating into MNTNLLTIYTDGGASPNPGPGGWGAVLLEGSEVRELSGGEERTTNNRMELTAAIRALESLGGEPREVRLITDSQYLRRGVTEWLAGWQARGWRKKTGDEVLNADLWKRLAAVISSHRIEWSWVKGHSGDRWNERADELATEAGRKLRPSPPPPPVAEGEVFLKVSCSRGRGGWAALIRDAAGERVLQGRRQRTTANELEVLAAAEALEAAAGDGSLSVFTGSDYLRLGATRWLAGWRRKGWRTATGKAVQNRAAWERLAAAMKGRKLYWPGAGDDPDAMARLAQALGRAAGGGR; encoded by the coding sequence ATGAACACGAACCTGCTGACGATCTACACCGATGGCGGCGCCAGTCCCAATCCCGGCCCGGGAGGCTGGGGGGCGGTTCTCCTGGAAGGCTCCGAGGTCCGCGAGCTCTCCGGTGGCGAGGAGCGCACCACCAACAACCGCATGGAGCTGACGGCGGCGATCCGCGCCCTCGAGTCCCTCGGCGGGGAGCCGCGCGAGGTTCGGCTGATCACCGATTCGCAGTACCTGCGCCGCGGGGTGACCGAGTGGCTCGCCGGTTGGCAGGCCCGCGGCTGGCGCAAGAAGACCGGCGACGAGGTGCTCAATGCCGATCTCTGGAAGCGCCTGGCCGCGGTGATCTCGAGCCACCGCATCGAGTGGTCGTGGGTCAAGGGGCACTCCGGCGATCGCTGGAACGAGCGTGCCGACGAGCTGGCCACGGAGGCCGGGCGCAAGCTGCGCCCCAGCCCGCCGCCCCCGCCCGTGGCCGAAGGCGAGGTCTTTCTCAAGGTCTCCTGCTCGCGCGGCCGCGGAGGCTGGGCGGCGCTGATCCGCGATGCCGCCGGCGAGCGGGTCCTGCAGGGCCGCCGGCAGCGCACCACCGCCAACGAGCTCGAGGTTCTGGCGGCGGCGGAGGCTCTCGAAGCGGCCGCCGGGGACGGCTCGCTGTCGGTTTTCACCGGCTCCGACTATCTGCGCCTGGGGGCCACCCGCTGGTTGGCCGGCTGGCGTCGCAAGGGATGGCGAACGGCTACCGGCAAAGCGGTGCAGAATCGCGCCGCCTGGGAACGCCTGGCGGCGGCGATGAAGGGACGGAAGCTCTACTGGCCGGGTGCCGGCGATGATCCCGATGCGATGGCGAGGCTGGCGCAGGCGCTGGGTCGAGCCGCGGGAGGTGGGCGATGA
- a CDS encoding HRDC domain-containing protein, producing MSASGAVIGDASALEHLVDELRSVGRFAIDLEFVSESRYVPELCLVQVGWGEVEDPRVAAVDPLAVDVGSLAQLVADPAVEKVLHAGQADLALLGQRFAVRGRNVFDTQIAAAFVGVGDQIGYGPLVGRLLDLELDKGAQFTHWDRRPLAAEQLRYALDDVRYLPRLHRELVRRLEGRQRLAWVAEESKRLAETAATRPAPGDRFLKVKGWDRLRPPALGALRALAAWREEQALERNTPPQWILQDRVLLEIARRLPKSTRDLGAMRGIKDGLVRRHGSALVEILQSGAGNPPSLPKRPKPLSDRGKVWSAMASAIVQALARKAGVAPRFLAARDDLESLVRWYLSGNDVEPEIPLLQGWRRELAGAAVCDWLAGGSAIIASEQGIELVSRR from the coding sequence ATGAGCGCTTCCGGGGCGGTGATCGGCGATGCCTCGGCCCTCGAGCACCTGGTCGACGAGCTGCGCAGTGTCGGCCGCTTCGCCATCGACCTGGAGTTCGTTTCAGAGTCGCGCTACGTCCCCGAGCTGTGCCTGGTGCAGGTGGGTTGGGGCGAGGTCGAGGACCCCCGGGTCGCGGCCGTCGATCCGTTGGCGGTGGACGTCGGTTCCCTGGCGCAGCTCGTGGCGGATCCCGCCGTCGAGAAGGTGCTGCATGCCGGCCAGGCGGATCTCGCCCTTCTCGGCCAGCGCTTCGCAGTCCGCGGTCGCAACGTCTTCGACACCCAGATCGCAGCGGCCTTCGTCGGCGTCGGCGATCAGATCGGCTATGGCCCGCTGGTCGGCCGGCTGCTCGACCTCGAGCTCGACAAGGGAGCCCAGTTCACCCACTGGGATCGTCGCCCGCTGGCGGCGGAGCAGCTGCGCTACGCCCTCGATGACGTGCGCTACCTGCCTCGGCTCCACCGCGAGCTGGTGCGGCGCCTCGAGGGCCGGCAGCGCCTCGCCTGGGTCGCCGAGGAGTCGAAACGACTGGCCGAGACCGCCGCCACTCGACCGGCGCCGGGCGATCGCTTCCTCAAGGTCAAGGGCTGGGACCGGCTGCGTCCGCCGGCGTTGGGTGCGCTGCGGGCGCTGGCCGCCTGGCGCGAAGAGCAGGCCCTCGAGCGCAATACACCGCCGCAGTGGATTTTGCAGGACCGGGTGCTGCTCGAGATCGCTCGCCGGTTGCCCAAGTCGACGCGTGACCTGGGCGCCATGCGTGGCATCAAGGACGGTCTGGTGCGCCGCCACGGCAGCGCGCTGGTGGAGATCCTGCAGTCCGGCGCCGGCAACCCCCCGAGCCTGCCGAAGCGCCCCAAGCCGCTGAGCGATCGCGGCAAGGTGTGGAGCGCCATGGCTTCGGCCATCGTTCAGGCCCTGGCGCGGAAGGCCGGCGTGGCGCCGCGATTCCTGGCGGCTCGTGACGATCTCGAGAGCCTGGTGCGCTGGTACCTGTCGGGCAATGACGTCGAGCCCGAGATTCCTCTGCTGCAAGGTTGGCGGCGGGAGCTGGCCGGTGCTGCGGTCTGTGATTGGCTGGCCGGAGGATCGGCGATCATCGCCAGCGAGCAGGGGATCGAGCTCGTCTCCCGTCGCTGA
- a CDS encoding DUF4397 domain-containing protein, with the protein MKSKTALLSALAVLLTTVFTGTAVASPAPLNAVISVDGGSPGAGMVRVRVVHASPDAPNVDVRVDGGLAFENIPFEQVTDYAMLPAGTYQVQVEPAGANNAGPFVIDANLTLTAGTDYTVVASDLLANITPLVLVDDNAAPAAGEAKVRFLHGSADAPAVDIALANGGAVLFPNISFQEASDYISVPANTYDLEVRVAGTQTVVLTLPGIMLNADTIYTAYATGLVADGAADRTLYVANDQIRVEVDWTDFENRSGFGRAVGRTAESGFFWFFDDDNIELVIKSLDGCSENGFFWFFYGALSNVEYDIRVTYTATGENRVYRNEARNFGSFGDTTAFACAN; encoded by the coding sequence ATGAAGTCCAAGACTGCTCTTCTGTCCGCTCTCGCAGTTCTTCTCACCACCGTGTTCACCGGCACCGCCGTCGCCTCGCCGGCGCCCCTCAACGCCGTTATCAGCGTCGACGGCGGCAGCCCCGGCGCCGGCATGGTGCGGGTTCGCGTCGTCCACGCCTCGCCCGACGCCCCCAACGTCGATGTGCGCGTCGACGGTGGTCTGGCCTTCGAGAACATTCCCTTCGAGCAGGTGACCGACTACGCCATGCTGCCGGCCGGCACCTACCAGGTGCAGGTCGAGCCCGCCGGCGCCAACAACGCGGGTCCCTTCGTGATCGACGCCAATCTGACCCTCACCGCCGGCACCGACTACACGGTGGTGGCTTCGGATCTCCTCGCCAACATCACGCCGCTGGTGCTGGTCGACGACAACGCCGCTCCGGCGGCTGGTGAGGCCAAGGTGCGCTTCCTCCACGGCTCGGCCGATGCGCCGGCGGTCGACATCGCGCTGGCGAACGGCGGCGCGGTGCTGTTCCCGAACATCTCCTTCCAGGAGGCGAGCGACTACATCTCCGTGCCGGCCAACACCTATGATCTCGAGGTGCGGGTCGCCGGCACCCAGACGGTGGTCCTGACGCTTCCCGGCATCATGCTCAACGCTGACACCATCTACACCGCTTACGCCACCGGCCTGGTGGCCGATGGTGCCGCTGACCGCACCCTCTACGTGGCCAACGACCAGATCCGGGTCGAGGTCGACTGGACCGACTTCGAGAACCGTTCCGGCTTCGGCCGCGCCGTCGGCCGCACCGCCGAGAGCGGCTTCTTCTGGTTCTTCGACGACGACAATATCGAGCTGGTGATCAAGTCCCTCGATGGCTGCAGTGAGAACGGTTTCTTCTGGTTCTTCTACGGCGCCCTCAGCAACGTCGAGTACGACATCCGGGTGACCTACACGGCCACCGGCGAGAACCGCGTCTACCGCAACGAGGCGCGCAACTTCGGTTCCTTCGGCGACACCACCGCCTTCGCCTGCGCCAACTGA
- a CDS encoding alpha/beta fold hydrolase gives MKETRRAVGENGEEIALQLALPEIATDRAILYMHGFGSSQEGDKADFFRHRALAAGLAFCSFDFRAHGQSDGSFLDLSLGRNLEDIAVAESFLGEHGFSRRVLFGSSMGGASAIWYAAQNPAAAEAGLFIAPALELASGLRAYAGEEGMERWRREGRLRFATELVECELGWHLYEDLLRHPTADLLGRYRLPSLIFQGKHDLSVDWRDVLAFVRDCEFEELELHLFADGDHRLVDRLDQLWDQALVFLRSRSLLAGC, from the coding sequence ATGAAAGAAACGCGTCGAGCCGTGGGCGAGAACGGTGAAGAGATCGCTCTGCAGCTCGCTCTGCCGGAGATCGCCACCGACCGCGCCATCCTCTACATGCACGGCTTCGGCTCGAGCCAAGAGGGAGACAAGGCCGATTTCTTTCGCCACCGGGCGCTGGCTGCAGGGCTGGCTTTCTGCAGCTTCGACTTTCGCGCCCACGGACAATCGGACGGCTCCTTCCTCGATCTCTCCTTGGGGCGCAATCTCGAAGACATCGCCGTCGCCGAGAGCTTCCTGGGCGAGCACGGCTTCTCCCGCCGGGTGCTCTTCGGCTCATCGATGGGCGGAGCCTCGGCGATCTGGTATGCCGCCCAGAATCCGGCGGCGGCGGAAGCCGGCTTGTTCATCGCGCCGGCCCTCGAGCTCGCTTCCGGCTTGCGGGCCTATGCCGGCGAAGAGGGCATGGAGCGGTGGCGGCGCGAGGGTCGCCTTCGCTTTGCCACCGAGCTGGTCGAGTGCGAGCTCGGCTGGCACCTGTATGAAGACCTGCTGCGCCATCCCACCGCTGACCTGCTCGGCCGCTATCGCCTGCCGAGCCTGATCTTCCAGGGCAAGCACGACCTTTCCGTCGACTGGCGCGACGTGCTGGCGTTCGTCCGCGACTGCGAGTTCGAAGAGCTCGAGCTCCATCTCTTCGCCGACGGCGATCATCGGTTGGTCGATCGCCTCGATCAGCTCTGGGATCAGGCCCTCGTCTTCCTGCGCTCGCGCAGCCTGCTAGCAGGCTGCTGA